The following proteins come from a genomic window of Acinetobacter sp. SAAs474:
- a CDS encoding phage tail protein, which produces MGGIFGGQTISTSDTRINSMRIQQSAYGLCQPLVYGKNRLAANMFWYGDFTATAHTETTKSGGKGGGVKTQNTTYTYSASLMLGLCENKIRDIGIIWRDKEQIVPKTENGVQRQPLDQIGFELFNGNRNPVWGYLQSKHPNQALHYPYLGYVSCANYDLGSSASLSNHNFEVISDITFSDTIHDANPADVIEDFITNPRYGAAPNLNIADLSEFRKYCAATNLLISPAFTEQNAAYETINDIVESVNCAVVPSPDGLKIRSYGDSAVTGNGVTYTPNLEPAYHLTDDDFIGDDEPIRVRRSRDTDAFNHCQIEYVNRFNQYNTETVEAKDQANIEMFGLRTQDPVKYDFFCEPKIARHAVQLLLQRKLYVRNEYEFNLGWKYCRLEPMDIVTITDESLGLDQFLVRITRVEEDEEGLLTITAEELAIGSRSAVEYDLQSSNGYQGGNEEPGNVNAPEIFEPPLDLTGGKNQIWVAVSGGQNWGGCNVWASIDNTTYEMIGTIYGSARYGSLVSAVDNDDTAMQVQLNTSSQIFSGTLEDAQVNTTLCKVGDEYISYVDANLDGSGLYTLSNVLRGRFEEPLSHNAGESFVRIDKAIFQYDFNNSNMLNKQVYLKFTSFNGLQQKEQTLDEVTAYSYMILGGRSSGVKGLSLQSAFIGTSFKVQWQAVPGAIGYVVQILSNGVLLRQVETTSTDYSYSIEEAKTDSIQRAYTIRVASKNATTVSSFAQLNISNPVPPQLLNVYTSATVDSITVTWIPSEVPDLKDYQVWISTNPNFDPENTAARWTGTENACTIGGLSSTTTYYVRVAARDVWKTTSWNYSEKITQATSDS; this is translated from the coding sequence ATGGGTGGAATATTTGGTGGTCAAACGATTAGTACATCTGATACACGTATCAATTCAATGCGTATTCAGCAGTCAGCCTATGGTCTATGTCAACCACTTGTTTACGGAAAAAACAGACTTGCGGCAAATATGTTTTGGTACGGTGATTTCACGGCAACGGCACATACAGAAACCACAAAATCAGGTGGCAAAGGTGGTGGTGTAAAGACACAGAATACAACATACACATATTCAGCATCATTGATGCTTGGTCTATGTGAAAACAAGATTCGAGATATTGGCATTATCTGGCGTGATAAAGAACAGATTGTGCCTAAAACTGAAAATGGTGTGCAACGACAACCATTGGATCAAATTGGTTTTGAATTGTTTAATGGTAATCGAAATCCAGTTTGGGGGTATTTGCAATCAAAACACCCAAACCAAGCTCTACATTATCCATATTTGGGTTATGTTTCGTGTGCTAATTATGATCTTGGAAGTAGCGCAAGTCTTTCAAATCACAACTTTGAAGTCATTAGTGATATTACATTCTCAGATACGATTCACGATGCCAATCCGGCTGATGTAATTGAAGATTTTATAACAAATCCTCGATATGGTGCTGCACCAAACTTAAATATTGCTGACTTATCTGAATTTCGTAAATATTGTGCTGCAACCAACTTATTAATTAGCCCTGCATTTACCGAGCAAAATGCAGCATATGAAACGATTAATGACATTGTTGAATCTGTAAATTGTGCTGTAGTACCTAGCCCAGATGGTTTAAAAATACGCTCGTATGGCGATAGTGCTGTAACAGGTAATGGTGTGACATATACACCAAATCTTGAGCCTGCATATCACTTAACAGATGATGATTTTATTGGTGATGATGAACCAATTCGTGTGCGTCGCAGTCGTGATACAGATGCATTTAATCATTGTCAGATTGAGTATGTAAATCGATTCAATCAGTACAATACTGAAACTGTTGAAGCCAAGGACCAAGCCAATATTGAAATGTTTGGTCTGCGTACGCAAGATCCGGTTAAGTATGATTTCTTCTGTGAGCCGAAAATTGCTCGTCATGCAGTGCAATTGCTATTACAACGAAAGCTCTATGTGCGTAATGAATATGAATTTAATTTAGGCTGGAAATACTGTCGTTTAGAGCCGATGGACATAGTCACTATTACTGACGAATCACTTGGTCTTGATCAGTTTCTTGTACGCATTACTCGTGTTGAAGAAGATGAAGAAGGGTTATTAACAATTACTGCAGAAGAATTGGCGATTGGCTCCCGATCTGCTGTTGAATATGATTTGCAATCAAGTAATGGGTACCAAGGTGGTAATGAAGAACCAGGTAATGTGAATGCACCTGAAATCTTTGAACCGCCTTTGGATTTGACTGGTGGGAAAAATCAGATTTGGGTAGCTGTGTCAGGTGGTCAGAACTGGGGTGGATGTAACGTCTGGGCAAGTATTGATAACACTACTTACGAGATGATTGGTACGATTTATGGTTCTGCTCGATATGGATCTTTGGTCTCTGCAGTTGATAATGATGATACTGCGATGCAAGTACAGCTAAATACATCAAGTCAAATCTTTAGTGGAACACTAGAAGATGCTCAAGTAAATACAACGTTATGTAAAGTCGGTGATGAATATATTAGTTATGTTGATGCTAACTTGGATGGATCGGGTCTTTATACACTGAGCAATGTGTTGCGTGGACGTTTTGAGGAGCCTTTATCTCATAATGCTGGAGAATCATTTGTTCGTATTGATAAAGCAATTTTTCAATATGACTTTAATAATTCAAATATGCTGAATAAGCAAGTTTATCTGAAATTTACAAGCTTCAATGGGTTGCAGCAAAAAGAGCAGACGCTTGATGAGGTAACAGCATACAGCTACATGATATTGGGTGGTCGTTCATCAGGTGTCAAAGGCTTGTCACTTCAGTCTGCGTTCATCGGAACTAGCTTTAAAGTCCAATGGCAAGCGGTACCAGGTGCCATCGGATATGTGGTCCAGATTCTTTCAAATGGTGTATTGCTTAGACAAGTCGAAACAACATCAACTGATTACAGTTACTCAATTGAAGAAGCGAAAACAGATAGCATTCAGCGTGCTTATACGATTCGTGTTGCAAGTAAAAATGCTACAACTGTGAGTTCATTTGCACAGCTAAATATTAGCAATCCTGTACCACCACAACTGTTGAACGTGTACACATCGGCAACGGTTGATTCGATCACAGTGACATGGATTCCAAGTGAAGTACCGGATCTAAAAGATTATCAAGTATGGATTAGCACAAATCCAAACTTTGATCCTGAAAACACTGCAGCACGTTGGACAGGTACAGAAAATGCTTGCACGATTGGCGGTTTAAGTTCAACAACCACTTATTATGTGCGTGTTGCTGCGCGTGATGTATGGAAAACAACATCATGGAATTATTCAGAAAAAATTACACAAGCAACATCCGATAGCTAA
- a CDS encoding DUF2163 domain-containing protein gives MRIASPQLIAMLNEDQFIMADLYTITTVQGEVVRATSYDFDLTVAGHTYYSSGEIIKREGIKLSLGVEVDNLNVTIYATDDHTIGGIPIVKAFHNGQMDGARFKLERIFLDMNEPLDTSAGTIKLFEGRIIEPEFDRNEISFNVASDLDVLNVKMPRNLYQPSCTNTLFDNACGLLRENYVVNTVIETSSTEARILCQLNQPQGWFTQGVVEFLEGGNVGLKRTIRLHESGALLLTLPLLEAPQVGQKIKVYPGCDKRLETCDNRFKNRVFFRGAPFIPVPETAV, from the coding sequence ATGAGAATAGCATCTCCACAGCTCATTGCCATGTTAAATGAAGATCAGTTTATCATGGCTGACCTGTATACGATCACGACGGTTCAAGGTGAAGTGGTACGCGCTACTAGCTATGATTTTGATCTGACCGTTGCAGGCCACACTTACTATTCAAGCGGTGAGATTATTAAACGTGAAGGCATTAAGCTGTCGCTTGGTGTTGAAGTCGATAACTTAAATGTGACGATCTATGCTACTGATGATCACACGATTGGTGGGATTCCTATCGTTAAAGCATTTCATAATGGTCAGATGGATGGTGCACGATTTAAGCTTGAGCGTATTTTTCTTGATATGAATGAGCCTTTAGATACCAGTGCTGGCACAATTAAATTGTTTGAAGGTCGAATCATTGAACCTGAATTTGATCGCAATGAAATCAGCTTTAATGTTGCTTCAGATCTGGATGTGTTGAATGTCAAAATGCCACGAAATTTATATCAGCCAAGCTGTACAAATACATTGTTTGATAACGCTTGTGGTTTATTGCGTGAAAATTATGTTGTGAATACAGTGATTGAAACTAGTAGCACTGAAGCACGTATTTTATGCCAGCTAAACCAACCACAGGGCTGGTTTACGCAAGGTGTTGTCGAGTTTTTAGAAGGCGGAAATGTAGGACTAAAACGGACTATACGACTGCATGAGTCAGGAGCTTTATTATTGACCTTGCCATTGTTGGAAGCGCCACAAGTGGGTCAAAAAATCAAAGTTTATCCAGGATGCGATAAGCGTCTTGAAACTTGCGACAACAGATTTAAAAACCGTGTGTTTTTTCGTGGCGCACCATTTATACCAGTGCCCGAAACAGCCGTTTAA
- a CDS encoding phage tail protein, protein MASNNKVEVHVGAKTSELKKGMNDAESIVANSVKKIESNGDGIKLNVDTSNLSSSLKKVTTDVQQSLNKTTESISSSLSEKFKAGLGGTQIGSSLDEITSKFGLMRGGVVLAGAALTGLAIGGLAAAAVGLAKIATETARTNVELARAASLANSSIKEFQGLASAAQTFGFSQEKVADMMKDFNEKLGEFASVGSGGATDFFEKIAVKTEGGAEGAKKLAEQMAKMDGTTALQTYVEKLEEAGVNQQQMSFYLESMGSDLTALAPILQNGGKLWKDYQEALEEAGITTGQEAIDKSIELNAQTQTMQLKFSSLKSELAMAVMPVFSNLLSHFMNGTSAGGSFASMIQTIGTIARGVAVAVAGLASGLQSLVRLISGAMRNMATIGSTAVNFANADGFLAKGRALVTGVKGILNETKNTTNDIITTTTSDLAGMSKLWNGSTTFDKLTQANINNQKAQLGFKGGKGGITSGIADNKELNPESKAAKAKLPKAKGPSDAERRAEQEAKAIAAIRYKYASEEKKIELDLQKALDEIDKSKLSSVEKAKFKVDAEKSASEKIKALHAEQFDKIKTLKEEEIANSVLREQRIYDIEKANLDNQLNAKKISNAQKVMLEKKLEDQLREIKRKALEERLDLENQYTAISGKKGDQSRVTNDIADLDTDQTISDNKSMNLINQAQMKDFEDKFGDLTGRISGLWDKSIQSMMNGTLTWQSATNAVFTDMGAYFLQTVVSEPLKAYMIGLTKRLAIKLGFVKTETAAEVTGQAAQTGAVVAGETTKTIATSTGALARLAIKAGEAVKSIMMYAWEAMAGAFKAMVSIPYIGPVLAVAAGASALALVGGLAGKIKSARGGYDIPAGVNPVTQLHEEEMVLPKQHANTIRALGKNLTSDGGIGGNSNMDQPIYPSLTIQAWDSKDVKRFFKKHGRELATGLQSFGRDFGMPK, encoded by the coding sequence ATGGCAAGCAACAACAAAGTAGAGGTCCACGTTGGCGCGAAGACTTCTGAGCTTAAAAAAGGCATGAATGATGCTGAAAGTATCGTCGCAAATTCGGTTAAGAAAATAGAAAGTAATGGCGACGGTATTAAATTAAATGTTGATACATCAAATTTAAGCAGTTCATTAAAAAAAGTAACTACTGACGTTCAGCAAAGCCTTAATAAGACGACTGAATCAATATCAAGCAGCTTATCAGAAAAATTTAAAGCAGGACTTGGTGGAACGCAGATAGGTTCTTCTCTAGATGAAATTACATCAAAATTTGGATTAATGCGCGGAGGTGTTGTGCTAGCAGGTGCTGCACTGACTGGTTTAGCTATTGGAGGTTTAGCGGCTGCAGCCGTAGGACTAGCAAAAATAGCTACAGAGACAGCACGTACCAATGTTGAACTTGCACGTGCAGCATCATTAGCAAATAGTTCAATTAAAGAATTTCAAGGTCTTGCTAGCGCAGCTCAAACATTTGGATTTAGTCAAGAAAAAGTCGCTGATATGATGAAGGACTTTAATGAAAAGCTGGGTGAGTTTGCATCCGTTGGCTCTGGCGGTGCTACAGACTTTTTTGAGAAAATTGCTGTAAAAACTGAAGGTGGCGCAGAGGGTGCTAAAAAGCTTGCTGAACAAATGGCTAAAATGGATGGGACAACTGCGTTACAAACCTATGTTGAAAAACTAGAAGAAGCTGGCGTTAACCAACAGCAGATGTCGTTTTATCTAGAATCCATGGGATCTGACTTAACAGCTTTAGCACCTATTTTGCAAAATGGGGGTAAGCTTTGGAAAGATTATCAGGAAGCTCTTGAAGAAGCAGGGATTACTACTGGCCAAGAGGCTATTGATAAATCAATTGAGTTGAATGCACAGACTCAGACCATGCAATTAAAATTTAGCTCACTAAAATCTGAGCTTGCTATGGCTGTTATGCCAGTTTTTAGCAATCTACTTAGCCATTTTATGAACGGTACCTCTGCTGGTGGATCATTCGCATCAATGATCCAGACAATTGGGACTATTGCTAGAGGTGTGGCTGTTGCAGTTGCTGGTTTAGCGAGTGGCTTGCAAAGCTTAGTTCGTTTAATTTCTGGTGCCATGAGAAATATGGCAACCATTGGGAGCACTGCTGTTAACTTTGCGAATGCTGATGGATTTCTGGCGAAAGGGCGGGCGTTAGTTACTGGTGTGAAAGGAATTTTGAATGAAACCAAAAATACCACCAATGATATTATTACAACTACTACATCTGATCTGGCTGGAATGAGTAAGTTGTGGAATGGTAGTACAACATTTGACAAGTTGACTCAAGCAAATATCAATAATCAAAAAGCACAACTTGGATTTAAAGGTGGTAAAGGCGGTATTACATCAGGTATAGCAGATAATAAGGAATTAAATCCTGAATCTAAGGCAGCAAAAGCTAAATTACCTAAAGCAAAAGGACCGTCAGATGCAGAACGCCGTGCTGAGCAAGAAGCAAAAGCAATAGCTGCAATTCGTTATAAATATGCATCTGAGGAAAAGAAAATAGAACTTGATTTACAGAAGGCTTTAGATGAGATTGATAAATCAAAGTTATCAAGCGTTGAAAAAGCCAAGTTTAAAGTTGATGCTGAAAAGTCTGCTAGTGAAAAAATCAAAGCGTTACATGCAGAGCAATTTGATAAAATTAAAACATTAAAAGAGGAAGAGATTGCAAATAGCGTACTTCGTGAACAGCGAATTTATGACATTGAGAAAGCAAATCTTGATAATCAATTGAATGCTAAAAAGATATCAAATGCTCAAAAGGTGATGCTTGAGAAAAAACTAGAAGATCAATTACGTGAAATCAAGAGAAAAGCTTTAGAAGAACGTCTAGATCTCGAAAATCAATATACTGCTATATCTGGTAAGAAAGGTGATCAAAGTCGGGTTACTAACGATATTGCTGATTTAGATACAGATCAAACTATATCTGACAACAAATCCATGAACCTTATAAATCAAGCTCAAATGAAAGATTTTGAAGATAAATTTGGTGATTTAACTGGTCGTATCTCTGGGCTTTGGGATAAAAGTATTCAGTCAATGATGAATGGTACGTTGACTTGGCAAAGTGCAACCAATGCTGTTTTTACAGATATGGGGGCGTATTTCTTACAGACTGTGGTAAGTGAGCCACTTAAGGCTTATATGATCGGACTTACAAAACGATTAGCGATTAAGCTAGGTTTTGTCAAAACTGAAACCGCTGCCGAAGTTACAGGTCAAGCTGCACAAACTGGCGCTGTAGTTGCAGGTGAAACTACCAAGACTATAGCAACGAGTACAGGTGCTTTAGCACGTTTGGCCATCAAAGCTGGTGAGGCCGTTAAATCTATTATGATGTATGCATGGGAAGCCATGGCTGGTGCATTTAAGGCTATGGTATCCATTCCTTATATTGGTCCTGTGCTAGCTGTGGCAGCCGGTGCTTCTGCATTGGCATTGGTTGGTGGTCTTGCTGGTAAAATTAAATCTGCTCGAGGTGGTTACGATATTCCTGCGGGTGTGAATCCAGTGACTCAATTACACGAAGAGGAAATGGTATTGCCTAAACAGCACGCCAATACGATTCGTGCATTGGGTAAAAATTTAACTTCTGATGGAGGGATAGGTGGTAATAGTAATATGGATCAGCCGATTTACCCCAGCCTAACGATTCAGGCTTGGGATTCTAAAGACGTAAAACGATTCTTTAAGAAACATGGTCGTGAATTAGCTACTGGTTTACAAAGTTTTGGACGTGATTTTGGTATGCCAAAATAA
- a CDS encoding zinc ribbon domain-containing protein translates to MSLINCKECGSQVSTQAKSCPNCGAKIKKSKSKIIWAIVIIIILGIIASLSDKESSGTQELSPKEQALRDLDFNFEWGKEGFDSVMVINMTIKNNGKKDIKDFTVECEHSSNSGTKIDSNKREVYEIIKAGETRTFNNFNMGFIHSQAQSSNCGITNLVVM, encoded by the coding sequence ATGTCTTTGATTAATTGTAAAGAATGCGGATCGCAAGTAAGTACACAAGCAAAATCCTGTCCAAACTGTGGCGCCAAAATAAAAAAATCAAAATCTAAAATTATATGGGCTATCGTGATTATAATTATTTTGGGAATCATTGCTTCTCTTTCAGATAAAGAATCATCTGGAACACAAGAATTATCACCAAAAGAACAGGCTCTACGTGATTTAGATTTTAATTTTGAATGGGGTAAAGAAGGTTTTGATAGTGTGATGGTGATTAATATGACTATTAAAAATAATGGCAAAAAAGATATCAAAGATTTTACAGTTGAGTGCGAACATTCATCAAATAGTGGAACGAAAATTGATAGTAATAAACGTGAAGTTTATGAAATTATTAAGGCTGGTGAAACTCGAACTTTTAACAACTTCAATATGGGTTTTATTCACTCACAAGCACAATCATCTAACTGTGGCATAACAAATCTTGTTGTTATGTAG
- a CDS encoding DUF2460 domain-containing protein, with the protein MSDVLFPELPGLEWDLSKSPIFNTKIMTSINGRELRASYQAVPKYKISLSFAFLRESKGRNELQQLESFFHERRGSFDSFLFKMPEDCEFKCTFTGDGKTTNFQLHKQMHTSKIPLAHTKEFESEDPLMWVDDLDQPMWTDLDERMWETQYSIGKNGFITLPIPLAAGDTLTVSGEFYYRCRFADDEQQYTSFMHKLWKANKVEMIGSLGNKV; encoded by the coding sequence ATGTCAGATGTATTATTTCCTGAATTACCAGGACTAGAATGGGACCTTTCAAAGAGTCCCATTTTTAATACCAAAATCATGACATCTATTAATGGTCGTGAATTAAGAGCAAGTTATCAGGCTGTACCCAAATATAAAATTTCATTGTCGTTTGCATTCTTAAGAGAATCAAAAGGCCGGAATGAATTACAACAGCTTGAGAGTTTTTTTCATGAGCGCCGTGGATCTTTTGATTCATTTCTGTTTAAGATGCCTGAAGATTGTGAGTTTAAGTGTACTTTTACTGGTGATGGCAAGACGACCAATTTTCAGCTACATAAGCAGATGCATACATCCAAGATTCCATTAGCTCATACAAAAGAATTTGAGTCAGAAGATCCACTGATGTGGGTAGACGATTTAGATCAACCAATGTGGACTGATTTGGATGAACGAATGTGGGAAACCCAATACAGCATCGGTAAAAATGGATTTATAACCTTGCCTATACCATTGGCTGCTGGCGATACTCTGACAGTATCAGGCGAATTTTATTATCGTTGTAGATTTGCTGATGATGAGCAGCAATATACCAGCTTTATGCATAAATTATGGAAAGCTAATAAAGTTGAAATGATCGGATCATTGGGAAATAAAGTATGA
- a CDS encoding lysozyme — protein sequence MPANQSQHIAQAYSWLRAMSGGKLTQEQVIAGDKVIAINGVDVFSQMIGFKYGQITGQLDISEKGYSIIRESEGLRLKAYRDTGGVWTIGFGTIKYPNGTSVKSGDTCTEAQANEWLKNDCKWVDACLDQNIKVKINQNQFDALASFVYNIGETAFVKSTMLTMINQNNLSAAAHQFDRWIFDNGKRIQGLVNRRGKEKELFLK from the coding sequence ATGCCTGCAAATCAATCACAACATATCGCCCAAGCATATTCATGGCTACGGGCTATGTCGGGCGGAAAGCTAACACAAGAACAAGTTATTGCTGGCGATAAAGTCATAGCAATAAATGGTGTTGATGTTTTCTCACAAATGATCGGCTTTAAATATGGCCAGATAACTGGTCAGCTTGATATCTCAGAAAAGGGTTATTCAATTATTCGTGAATCTGAAGGCTTGCGATTAAAAGCATATAGAGATACTGGTGGAGTCTGGACTATTGGCTTTGGCACAATCAAATATCCAAACGGCACATCGGTAAAATCTGGTGATACTTGCACTGAAGCACAAGCAAACGAATGGCTTAAAAATGATTGTAAGTGGGTTGATGCCTGTCTTGATCAGAATATCAAAGTAAAAATTAATCAAAACCAATTCGATGCACTGGCTTCATTTGTCTACAACATCGGTGAGACAGCATTTGTAAAAAGCACAATGTTGACGATGATCAATCAAAATAATTTATCTGCAGCTGCTCATCAGTTTGATCGTTGGATCTTTGACAACGGCAAGCGTATTCAGGGTTTAGTAAATCGTCGTGGAAAGGAGAAGGAGTTGTTTTTGAAGTAA
- a CDS encoding MEKHLA domain-containing protein, with product MKNNNLLFLINQSFKIYTGIDLPTPVEKEKSLAWLDKEATYSLLAHNTDVDPTFIYANHKALDTFGYNQKEILQLKSKFSASEIDREERLLLLQTVHKNGIAMNYTGPRITKDGRSFYIYHGIVWNVQNEENINIAQAALFWLDTSLPQWFNIRKK from the coding sequence ATGAAAAATAACAACTTACTATTTTTAATTAATCAAAGCTTCAAAATATATACTGGAATAGATTTACCAACACCAGTAGAGAAAGAAAAAAGTTTAGCATGGCTAGATAAAGAAGCTACTTATAGTTTATTGGCACATAATACAGATGTAGATCCAACCTTTATTTATGCAAATCATAAGGCTTTAGATACTTTTGGTTATAACCAAAAAGAAATATTACAATTAAAGTCTAAGTTTAGTGCATCTGAAATAGATCGAGAAGAACGCCTATTATTACTTCAAACCGTGCACAAAAATGGTATTGCAATGAATTATACTGGTCCACGAATTACAAAAGATGGTCGGTCTTTTTACATATATCATGGTATTGTATGGAATGTACAAAATGAAGAAAATATAAATATCGCTCAAGCTGCATTATTTTGGTTAGATACATCACTTCCGCAATGGTTTAATATTAGAAAAAAGTAA
- a CDS encoding NlpC/P60 family protein has product MKNHEAVKEAMTWLGTPYHHQGRVKGVGVDCATLLCEVYEAVGLIDHYDPGPYPPDWHMHQMGQRYLEHVLSVCDQVEDPQPGDIVLYQFGKCISHGAIVVEWPTIIHSYIHQGVILQDGTKGSLARRIAGFFRMKRLR; this is encoded by the coding sequence ATGAAAAATCATGAAGCTGTTAAAGAAGCCATGACTTGGCTCGGCACACCATATCATCATCAGGGACGTGTCAAAGGCGTGGGTGTGGATTGTGCAACACTGCTTTGTGAGGTTTATGAAGCAGTCGGGCTAATTGATCATTACGATCCAGGACCGTACCCACCTGACTGGCATATGCACCAGATGGGTCAGCGTTATTTAGAGCATGTTCTATCTGTCTGTGATCAAGTTGAAGATCCGCAACCAGGTGATATCGTTCTCTATCAATTTGGCAAATGCATCAGTCATGGTGCAATTGTTGTGGAGTGGCCCACAATCATTCATTCATATATCCATCAGGGAGTAATACTTCAAGATGGAACCAAAGGAAGTTTAGCCCGGCGAATTGCCGGGTTTTTTCGTATGAAGAGGTTGAGATAA
- a CDS encoding acyltransferase family protein, whose amino-acid sequence MSQKFRYDINGLRAYAVATVVLFHFGILGFSAGFIGVDIFFVISGFLMTSIVVKGIENKNFSFLKFYLSRAIRILPALFVVCVVLLVISWHTLLPNDLMQLSKHIISSINFFSNITYFTESGYFDTSSHNKALLHTWSLSVEWQFYLIFPLIVALLYKFSFSKKFIFSMFLLGTIVSFILAIFIANKSPSAGFFLLPTRAWEMLAGGLVYFYSLSAKNNIYGKPLEAFGFILILISLVIFNQNTLWPSFNALIPVLGTALILIANHQDSVFTKHPIFQWLGNTSYSIYLWHWPIVFYLNYYEKLDNYLLITFGIILSILTGYLSYKYIESPTRNYLSKKQLKSNYIIWFLSVGALSLISFLIYKNEGFDNRFNNKINSVLDAAKDINPKRDECLVLPGQPLKSCIYGQGATSLLVIGDSHASAMMNGIQHALPNNTSLVSWNISGCTVAEGLKKITDPAFKCGELVTETIQTIKTYPKDIPILIINRTNALFAGEPENEDISKPIRYITKLHSQYNNAYYKEMEDAYVDTLCKLSETHKVYVTRPTPEAPVSVPQRMAKDILQNPDSASFTISNNEYQVRNKSAWEAQDRAKQKCGIEILDISKAFCDEKKCSFSKDGLPLFVDDDHMSWKGSLILSPYFQKIFK is encoded by the coding sequence ATGAGTCAAAAATTTAGATATGATATTAATGGCTTGAGAGCATATGCGGTAGCCACAGTAGTTTTATTCCATTTTGGAATTCTAGGATTTTCAGCTGGATTTATAGGGGTCGATATATTTTTTGTTATATCCGGATTTTTAATGACAAGCATTGTTGTTAAGGGTATTGAAAATAAAAATTTCTCTTTTCTTAAATTTTATCTTTCACGAGCTATAAGAATTCTTCCCGCATTATTTGTTGTCTGCGTTGTATTGCTAGTAATCTCTTGGCATACCCTTCTTCCGAATGATTTAATGCAGTTAAGTAAGCATATTATCTCAAGCATTAATTTTTTCTCAAATATTACCTACTTCACTGAATCTGGCTACTTTGACACTTCATCTCACAATAAAGCCCTACTACATACATGGTCCCTATCTGTTGAATGGCAGTTTTATTTAATATTTCCTCTCATTGTTGCCCTACTTTACAAATTTAGTTTCTCTAAAAAATTTATTTTTAGCATGTTTCTCCTAGGGACTATTGTATCTTTTATATTAGCTATCTTTATTGCCAATAAATCACCATCCGCTGGTTTCTTTCTGCTACCTACTCGTGCATGGGAAATGCTAGCAGGCGGTCTCGTTTATTTTTACAGCTTAAGTGCAAAAAACAATATTTATGGAAAACCTTTAGAAGCTTTTGGTTTCATATTAATTCTAATTAGTTTGGTAATATTTAACCAAAATACATTGTGGCCTAGCTTTAATGCACTAATCCCAGTACTTGGCACCGCCTTAATCCTAATCGCTAACCACCAAGACTCTGTTTTTACTAAGCATCCCATATTTCAATGGCTCGGAAATACTTCTTATTCTATATATTTATGGCACTGGCCAATTGTTTTTTATCTAAATTATTACGAAAAACTAGATAACTATTTATTAATTACATTTGGAATTATCCTTTCGATTTTAACGGGATATTTATCATACAAATATATTGAGAGTCCGACTCGTAATTACTTATCCAAAAAACAACTAAAAAGTAACTACATTATTTGGTTTCTATCCGTTGGAGCACTTTCTTTAATTAGCTTTCTCATATACAAAAATGAAGGTTTTGATAATAGATTTAATAATAAAATTAATTCTGTTCTTGATGCCGCTAAAGACATAAACCCAAAGCGCGATGAATGCCTGGTTCTTCCAGGTCAACCTTTAAAATCTTGTATATATGGTCAAGGTGCTACTTCTTTATTAGTAATTGGAGATAGTCATGCAAGCGCAATGATGAATGGTATTCAACATGCTCTGCCGAATAATACATCACTTGTTTCATGGAATATAAGTGGTTGTACAGTTGCTGAAGGGCTTAAAAAAATCACAGACCCTGCGTTTAAATGCGGTGAGCTAGTTACTGAAACAATTCAAACTATTAAAACCTACCCCAAAGACATCCCTATTTTAATAATAAACCGAACTAATGCGTTATTTGCTGGTGAGCCAGAAAATGAAGATATATCAAAACCTATTCGATATATAACGAAACTACATTCTCAGTATAACAATGCCTACTATAAGGAAATGGAAGATGCGTATGTTGATACTTTGTGTAAACTTTCTGAAACTCATAAAGTGTATGTAACTAGACCTACTCCGGAGGCACCTGTATCCGTTCCGCAAAGAATGGCTAAGGATATTTTACAAAACCCTGATAGCGCATCATTTACCATCAGCAACAATGAGTATCAGGTTCGTAACAAATCAGCTTGGGAAGCTCAAGATCGTGCAAAACAGAAATGTGGAATTGAAATTTTAGATATATCTAAAGCTTTTTGTGATGAAAAAAAATGTTCTTTCTCAAAAGATGGTTTGCCTTTATTTGTTGATGATGATCACATGAGTTGGAAGGGGTCGTTAATACTTTCTCCTTATTTTCAGAAAATCTTTAAATAA